The Bacillus carboniphilus genome contains a region encoding:
- a CDS encoding DUF2529 family protein yields the protein MLKIFSTQLIGHFNRIQQKEELSIEDGARLLAQASVGEGDIYVYATEQLKPLVDMSISEEEGLPSAKKFPTDLTNIQPEDRVLLFSPLSTNKNAIKIAEFLRERQVPTVAVTAIEKESTNILINLVDVHIDSKLNKQLVPTEDGTRIGFPTLMTSLYVYYGLLFSIREMISEYDHD from the coding sequence ATGTTAAAAATTTTTTCAACTCAGCTTATTGGTCATTTTAATCGCATACAACAAAAAGAAGAGCTATCCATTGAAGACGGTGCCCGCTTACTTGCCCAAGCATCCGTTGGAGAAGGTGATATTTACGTCTATGCAACCGAACAACTAAAGCCATTAGTCGATATGAGCATTAGTGAAGAAGAAGGGTTACCGTCAGCAAAAAAATTTCCAACTGATCTAACCAATATACAACCTGAGGATCGGGTGCTTCTTTTTTCACCTCTATCTACAAATAAAAATGCCATAAAGATAGCGGAATTTTTAAGAGAGAGGCAAGTTCCAACAGTTGCTGTAACTGCAATTGAAAAGGAGTCCACTAACATTTTAATTAATTTGGTAGATGTCCATATAGACTCTAAACTAAACAAGCAGCTTGTTCCAACAGAGGATGGCACACGTATCGGTTTTCCAACACTCATGACTTCCCTTTATGTATATTATGGATTATTATTTTCCATTAGAGAAATGATCTCGGAATATGATCATGATTGA
- a CDS encoding CTP synthase: MTKYIFVTGGVVSSLGKGITAASLGRLLKNRGLNVTIQKFDPYINVDPGTMSPYQHGEVFVTDDGAETDLDLGHYERFTDINLTRYNNVTTGKIYSTVLQKERRGDYLGGTVQVIPHITNEIKDKVFRAGKETNADVVITEIGGTVGDIESLPFLEAIRQIKSDMGRDNVMYIHCTLVPYIRAAGEMKTKPTQHSVKELRSLGIQPNVIVARTEKPIAQELKDKIALFCDIDEKAVIELLDADTLYAVPLNLQEQRLDEITCQHLKIACKEADMTEWEGLVKKVRNLSKTTKIALVGKYVELQDAYISVVEALKHAGYEYDSDINIKWINSEELTSENVKDQLKDVDGILIPGGFGDRGIDGKIIATTYARENKVPFLGICLGMQVASIEFARNVLQYKGAHSAEIDPNTPYPIIDLLPEQKDIEDLGGTLRLGLYPCKLEKGSKAYEAYHDEVIYERHRHRYEFNNQFRQEMEKNGFIFSGTSPDGRLVEIIELQDHPWFVASQFHPEFTSRPTRPQPLFRDFVKASLKNEG, encoded by the coding sequence ATGACAAAGTATATATTTGTAACTGGAGGAGTCGTTTCGTCACTTGGTAAAGGGATTACGGCCGCATCATTAGGTCGATTATTAAAAAATAGAGGGTTAAATGTTACCATACAAAAATTTGATCCATACATTAATGTTGACCCTGGAACGATGAGTCCTTATCAGCATGGAGAGGTGTTTGTAACGGATGATGGTGCTGAAACAGACCTAGATTTAGGGCATTATGAGCGTTTTACTGATATTAATTTAACTCGCTATAATAACGTCACAACTGGAAAGATCTACTCGACTGTTTTACAAAAAGAAAGAAGAGGAGATTATTTAGGGGGGACTGTACAAGTAATCCCACATATTACAAACGAAATAAAAGATAAAGTGTTTCGTGCAGGTAAAGAGACAAATGCAGATGTTGTGATAACGGAAATAGGTGGTACTGTTGGTGATATTGAATCTCTCCCTTTCCTCGAAGCGATCAGGCAGATTAAAAGTGATATGGGTCGAGATAACGTCATGTATATTCACTGTACGCTCGTTCCTTATATACGTGCAGCAGGAGAAATGAAAACAAAGCCTACACAGCATAGTGTGAAGGAATTAAGAAGTTTAGGGATCCAACCAAATGTCATTGTGGCTCGTACAGAAAAACCGATCGCACAAGAGTTGAAGGATAAAATTGCTCTATTTTGTGATATTGATGAAAAAGCCGTCATTGAATTACTTGATGCAGATACCCTTTATGCTGTTCCATTAAATCTTCAAGAACAACGTTTAGATGAAATAACATGTCAGCATTTAAAAATAGCCTGCAAAGAAGCGGATATGACAGAGTGGGAAGGGTTAGTAAAGAAAGTCCGCAACTTGTCGAAAACAACAAAAATTGCGCTTGTCGGTAAATATGTTGAACTACAGGATGCTTATATATCAGTTGTCGAAGCATTAAAGCATGCTGGATATGAATATGATTCTGATATCAATATTAAATGGATAAATTCAGAAGAGCTTACAAGTGAAAATGTGAAGGATCAGTTAAAAGATGTAGATGGGATCCTTATCCCAGGAGGTTTTGGAGATAGAGGGATTGATGGGAAAATTATTGCAACAACCTATGCTAGAGAAAACAAGGTGCCGTTTTTAGGTATTTGTTTAGGGATGCAAGTGGCTTCTATTGAATTTGCTCGAAATGTCCTTCAATATAAAGGGGCACACTCAGCTGAAATTGATCCAAACACACCCTATCCTATCATTGATTTATTACCGGAACAGAAAGACATTGAAGATTTAGGTGGAACTTTAAGATTAGGTTTATATCCATGTAAGCTTGAAAAGGGATCAAAAGCGTATGAAGCTTACCATGATGAAGTGATTTATGAACGTCATCGTCATCGTTATGAGTTCAATAATCAATTTAGACAAGAGATGGAGAAGAATGGATTTATCTTTTCTGGTACAAGCCCAGACGGTCGTTTAGTAGAAATTATCGAATTACAAGATCACCCTTGGTTTGTAGCATCCCAATTCCATCCTGAGTTTACATCTAGACCGACTCGTCCACAACCATTATTTAGAGATTTTGTAAAAGCGTCATTAAAGAATGAAGGATAA
- the rpoE gene encoding DNA-directed RNA polymerase subunit delta, with translation MSIAQFSTDELKKMSLIEVVHLLLEEKKQPIPFQEIITELKKRLSISEQEMEGRLAQFYTDLNIDGRFICMGENRWALKSWYPFDQLEDETQPVVKQKKKKKTKKKTTKKEKVIEEKEEELVLDDLEDLDEDYDDDDDLLDDDLDEEDLSDDDDDLLDDEEEDEDE, from the coding sequence TTGAGTATTGCTCAATTTTCAACTGACGAGTTAAAAAAGATGTCTTTAATAGAGGTTGTTCATCTTCTATTAGAAGAAAAAAAACAGCCAATCCCTTTCCAAGAAATCATTACTGAATTAAAGAAGAGACTATCTATATCTGAACAAGAAATGGAAGGTCGACTTGCTCAATTCTATACGGATTTAAACATAGATGGACGTTTTATTTGTATGGGTGAAAATAGGTGGGCTTTGAAAAGCTGGTATCCATTTGATCAACTAGAAGATGAAACACAACCTGTAGTCAAACAGAAGAAAAAGAAAAAAACAAAGAAAAAAACGACTAAAAAAGAAAAGGTCATTGAAGAAAAAGAAGAAGAGTTGGTCCTTGACGACCTTGAAGATTTAGACGAAGATTATGATGACGACGATGATCTATTGGATGATGACTTAGATGAAGAGGATTTAAGTGATGACGACGATGATCTATTGGATGATGAAGAAGAAGACGAGGACGAATAA
- the icmF gene encoding fused isobutyryl-CoA mutase/GTPase IcmF, with the protein MTTVYQPKHAIRFVTASSLFDGHDASINIMRRILQSSGAEVIHLGHNRSVKEIVTAAIQEDVQGIAISSYQGGHVEFFKYMIDLLKENQSSHIHVYGGGGGVILPREIKELHDYGVKKIFSPEDGRQLGLQGMINLMLEQCDNQTIDPEQLQHLSEGNVISIAKYITIAENLKRDEQAAESLSLQGMDTVSHHAPIIGITGTGGAGKSSLTDEMIRRFLTKFSDMKVAVLSIDPSKQKTGGALLGDRIRMNAIFDSRVYMRSLATRKSRSELSLAIREAIKIVQAANYDLIIVETSGIGQGDAEVSTICDLSLYVMTSEYGAPSQLEKIDMIDFADMVIINKFDRKGSEDALRQVQKQFQRSHGLFDQTLDEMPVFGTIASQFNDLGTNIAFGHLVKLINEKKKKEWDVKIEQKRDMTRQQAIIPPERRFYLREISKTVKDYHNNASEQVKLARRIFQLKGTIQLLKEDKVDESHIELLVQLKEQLEKKRTSESKKLLDFWQEKSKEYKKKELTFKRKEKQFTISLTTESLSGLSIPKISLPTYEDEGELLKWLYKENLPGYFPFTAGVFPFKRKEEDPKRQFAGEGTPKRTNKRFHYLSKEDEAKRLSTAFDSVTLYGEDPDIRPDIYGKIGESGVSVCTLDDMEKLFDGFDLCSPTTSVSMTINGPAPTILAMYLNTAIHQQIMEKQKKLNRSLTIEEQEDVKRYTLQSVRGTVQADILKEDQGQNTCIFSTEFALRMMGDIQQYFIDHRVKNYYSVSISGYHIAEAGANPITQLAFTLANGFTYVEYYLSRGMDIDDFAPNLSFFFSNGLDPEYTVIGRVARRIWAVVMRDKYGANERSQKLKYHVQTSGRSLHAQEIDFNDIRTTLQAIMALHDNCNSLHTNAYDEAITTPTEESVRRAMAIQLIITKEHGLTKNENPLQGSFIVEELTDLVEQAVLQEFERIDERGGVLGAMESQYQRGKIQDESMYYEMKKHSGEHQIIGVNSYLNPHAKANQADQMNIARASKAEKEEQIQNLDQFKEKHRDECEEALKQLQQTAISGGNTFEALMETVKVASLGQITNALYEVGGQYRRNM; encoded by the coding sequence TTGACAACTGTATACCAACCGAAACATGCGATTAGGTTTGTCACAGCTTCTAGTTTGTTTGATGGGCATGATGCATCTATTAATATTATGAGAAGGATTCTTCAGTCAAGTGGAGCAGAGGTCATTCATTTAGGGCATAATCGCTCTGTAAAGGAAATTGTTACTGCTGCTATTCAAGAAGATGTTCAAGGAATCGCTATATCCTCTTATCAAGGTGGTCATGTAGAATTTTTTAAATATATGATTGATCTGTTGAAGGAAAATCAATCTTCCCATATTCATGTGTATGGTGGAGGAGGTGGTGTCATTTTACCTCGTGAAATAAAGGAGTTACATGATTATGGTGTAAAAAAGATCTTTTCTCCTGAAGATGGCAGACAATTGGGATTGCAAGGCATGATTAATCTTATGCTTGAGCAGTGTGATAACCAGACCATAGACCCAGAGCAGCTCCAACATTTGAGTGAGGGGAATGTCATTTCTATTGCCAAATATATAACAATAGCAGAGAACTTAAAAAGAGATGAACAAGCAGCAGAGAGCCTGTCTTTACAAGGAATGGACACGGTGTCTCATCATGCGCCTATTATAGGAATAACAGGTACAGGTGGTGCGGGAAAAAGCTCACTAACTGATGAGATGATTAGGCGGTTTTTAACTAAGTTTTCGGATATGAAAGTGGCTGTTTTGTCGATTGACCCATCTAAGCAAAAGACAGGTGGAGCTCTTTTAGGAGATCGAATTAGAATGAATGCTATTTTTGATTCAAGAGTGTATATGAGAAGCTTAGCGACTCGAAAATCTCGTTCAGAACTCTCCCTTGCGATTCGAGAGGCAATCAAAATAGTTCAAGCGGCAAACTATGATTTAATTATTGTTGAAACAAGTGGAATCGGGCAAGGTGATGCAGAAGTTTCAACTATATGTGATTTATCACTCTATGTCATGACAAGTGAATACGGAGCCCCATCACAATTAGAGAAGATTGATATGATTGACTTTGCGGATATGGTCATTATTAATAAATTTGATCGCAAAGGATCAGAAGATGCGTTGAGGCAGGTACAGAAACAATTTCAACGCTCACATGGACTTTTTGATCAAACGTTAGATGAGATGCCTGTTTTTGGGACGATCGCAAGTCAATTCAATGATCTTGGAACAAATATCGCCTTTGGACATTTGGTGAAATTGATCAATGAGAAAAAGAAGAAAGAATGGGACGTAAAAATAGAACAAAAAAGAGATATGACAAGGCAGCAGGCCATTATTCCTCCAGAACGACGTTTTTACCTCAGAGAAATCAGTAAAACAGTGAAAGATTACCACAATAATGCTTCAGAGCAAGTCAAACTCGCCAGACGGATTTTTCAACTAAAAGGTACAATTCAATTATTAAAAGAAGATAAAGTAGACGAATCTCATATAGAACTTCTCGTACAACTAAAAGAGCAACTAGAGAAAAAACGAACAAGTGAGTCTAAAAAGCTTTTAGATTTTTGGCAAGAAAAATCGAAGGAATATAAAAAGAAAGAGTTAACGTTCAAAAGAAAAGAGAAACAATTCACAATCTCTTTAACGACAGAGTCTTTATCAGGATTATCTATTCCTAAAATTAGTCTTCCTACATACGAAGATGAAGGTGAACTATTGAAGTGGTTGTATAAAGAAAATCTACCAGGTTATTTCCCTTTCACCGCAGGTGTTTTTCCTTTTAAACGAAAAGAAGAGGACCCTAAAAGGCAGTTTGCAGGAGAAGGGACCCCAAAGAGGACCAATAAGCGTTTTCACTATTTATCGAAGGAGGATGAAGCGAAACGGTTAAGCACAGCTTTTGATTCTGTTACGTTATATGGAGAAGATCCTGATATTCGTCCTGATATTTATGGGAAGATAGGGGAGAGTGGTGTCAGCGTTTGTACGTTAGATGATATGGAGAAATTGTTTGATGGTTTTGATCTTTGCTCACCGACGACTTCTGTCTCCATGACAATTAATGGACCTGCTCCAACGATTTTAGCGATGTATTTAAATACAGCCATTCATCAGCAAATCATGGAAAAACAAAAAAAGCTAAATCGCTCGTTAACAATAGAGGAGCAAGAGGACGTAAAAAGGTATACACTCCAATCGGTAAGAGGCACGGTTCAAGCGGATATTTTAAAAGAGGATCAAGGTCAAAACACGTGCATTTTTTCAACGGAATTTGCTTTAAGAATGATGGGAGATATTCAGCAATATTTTATTGATCATCGGGTGAAAAACTATTACTCCGTGTCCATTTCTGGTTACCATATTGCTGAAGCAGGAGCGAATCCGATTACGCAATTAGCTTTCACGTTAGCCAATGGTTTTACATACGTGGAATACTATTTGAGCCGAGGGATGGATATAGACGATTTCGCTCCTAACTTATCTTTCTTTTTTAGTAACGGATTGGACCCAGAATATACAGTCATTGGGCGTGTGGCAAGAAGAATATGGGCTGTTGTGATGAGAGATAAATATGGCGCCAATGAACGAAGTCAAAAGCTAAAATATCATGTGCAAACTTCGGGTCGATCTTTGCATGCACAGGAAATTGATTTTAATGATATTCGAACGACATTACAAGCGATCATGGCACTACATGATAATTGTAACTCTCTTCACACGAATGCCTATGATGAAGCCATTACAACACCAACTGAAGAATCGGTAAGAAGAGCCATGGCGATTCAATTAATTATTACAAAAGAGCATGGCTTAACAAAAAATGAAAATCCTCTTCAAGGATCGTTTATTGTTGAAGAATTAACTGATTTAGTTGAGCAAGCTGTGCTACAGGAATTCGAGAGAATAGATGAGCGTGGTGGTGTTTTAGGGGCAATGGAAAGTCAATATCAAAGAGGAAAAATCCAAGATGAATCGATGTATTATGAAATGAAAAAGCATAGTGGTGAGCATCAAATCATCGGTGTAAATTCTTATTTAAATCCACATGCAAAAGCTAATCAAGCAGATCAAATGAATATTGCCAGAGCCTCAAAAGCAGAAAAAGAAGAGCAAATCCAAAATCTTGATCAGTTTAAAGAGAAGCATAGAGATGAATGTGAGGAAGCTCTTAAGCAATTGCAGCAAACGGCAATAAGCGGTGGGAATACGTTTGAAGCACTTATGGAAACGGTCAAAGTAGCAAGTTTAGGACAAATTACAAATGCTTTATATGAGGTTGGGGGACAATACAGAAGGAATATGTAA
- a CDS encoding acyl-CoA dehydrogenase — protein sequence MNFRLSEEHEMIRKMVRDFSINEVAPTATERDEEERFDQELFNKMAELGLTGIPWPEEYGGIGSDYLAYVIAVEELSRVCASTGVTLSAHTSLAGWPIYKFGTEEQKHKYLKPMAKGEKIGAYGLTEPGSGSDAGGMRTTARLEGDHYILNGSKIFITNGGVADIYVVFAITDQEQKHKGQSAFIIEADFPGFSVGKKEKKLGIRSSPTTEIIFEDCKVPKENLLGAEGEGFKIAMMTLDGGRNGIAAQAVGIAQGALDASVQYAKERVQFGKPIAHQQGIGFKLADMATQVESARLLTYQAAWLESQGLPYGKESAMSKLFAGDAAMKVTTEAVQVFGGYGYTKEYPVERFMRDAKITQIYEGTQEIQKLVISRMLTK from the coding sequence GTGAATTTCAGACTATCAGAAGAGCATGAAATGATTAGAAAAATGGTTCGAGATTTTAGTATAAATGAAGTTGCACCAACGGCTACTGAAAGAGATGAGGAAGAGCGGTTCGACCAAGAGCTTTTTAATAAAATGGCAGAGTTAGGTTTAACGGGAATTCCTTGGCCAGAGGAATATGGCGGAATTGGCAGTGATTATTTAGCTTATGTAATCGCAGTAGAGGAACTATCACGCGTGTGTGCCTCAACAGGTGTAACCTTATCTGCACACACGTCTTTAGCTGGCTGGCCTATTTATAAATTTGGAACAGAAGAACAAAAGCATAAATATTTAAAGCCAATGGCGAAAGGAGAAAAGATTGGTGCTTACGGTTTAACAGAGCCTGGTTCAGGGTCTGATGCTGGTGGAATGAGGACAACAGCTCGCCTAGAGGGTGACCATTATATTTTGAACGGCTCCAAGATCTTTATTACAAATGGCGGAGTTGCGGATATTTATGTTGTTTTTGCAATAACAGATCAAGAACAAAAGCATAAAGGACAAAGTGCATTTATTATCGAAGCTGATTTTCCAGGTTTCTCTGTAGGGAAAAAAGAGAAGAAGTTAGGGATTCGTTCCTCTCCAACAACCGAAATTATTTTTGAAGATTGTAAAGTTCCGAAAGAAAACCTTCTAGGAGCAGAAGGAGAGGGCTTTAAAATTGCTATGATGACGCTAGATGGTGGGCGAAACGGTATTGCTGCCCAAGCGGTAGGGATTGCACAAGGGGCACTTGACGCCTCTGTTCAATATGCAAAAGAACGAGTCCAGTTTGGGAAACCAATTGCTCATCAGCAAGGAATCGGTTTTAAATTAGCTGATATGGCGACTCAAGTTGAATCTGCTAGACTATTAACCTATCAGGCAGCATGGTTAGAGTCTCAAGGACTCCCTTACGGAAAAGAATCCGCGATGTCGAAGCTTTTTGCTGGAGATGCGGCGATGAAAGTGACGACAGAGGCTGTTCAAGTATTTGGTGGGTATGGCTACACAAAGGAATATCCAGTTGAAAGATTCATGAGAGATGCGAAGATTACGCAAATCTATGAAGGAACCCAGGAGATTCAAAAACTCGTGATCTCAAGAATGTTAACAAAATAA
- a CDS encoding acyl-CoA dehydrogenase, with protein sequence MDLCLTDEQQMMKKMVQDFAKHEVEPFINEMEKGNFPKHLVRKMGELGLMGIPIPQKYGGSEMDFVSYILAIHELSKVSATLGVILSVHTSVGTNPILYFGSEKQKQTYIPKLATGRYLGAFCLTEPGSGSDAASLKTRAVNKGDHYVLNGSKVFITNGGEADTYIVFARTGEEKGSKGISAFIVEKETEGFVIGKDEKKMGLHGSKTVQLSFEDAKIPQEQLLGKEGEGFKIAMANLDVGRIGIAAQSLGIAEAALTHSVNYAKERKQFGKSIAAQQGVGFKLAEMATEIEAARLMTYRAADLRARDLPCGKEASMAKLLASKAAVNVSIEAVQIFGGYGYTKDYPVERFFRDAKVCEIYEGTSEIQKIVINKALLSK encoded by the coding sequence TTGGACCTTTGTTTAACTGACGAACAACAGATGATGAAAAAGATGGTTCAAGATTTCGCTAAGCATGAAGTTGAACCATTTATCAACGAGATGGAGAAAGGGAATTTCCCTAAACATTTAGTGCGAAAAATGGGAGAGCTCGGTCTTATGGGGATTCCAATTCCTCAAAAATACGGCGGGTCTGAAATGGATTTTGTTTCTTACATTCTTGCGATTCATGAGTTATCCAAGGTAAGTGCGACCTTAGGGGTCATTTTGTCTGTTCATACATCGGTAGGGACAAATCCGATTCTTTATTTTGGTTCTGAAAAACAAAAGCAAACATATATCCCTAAATTAGCGACAGGTCGTTACTTGGGTGCGTTCTGTTTAACAGAACCTGGTTCAGGGTCAGATGCGGCCAGCTTAAAAACAAGAGCCGTTAATAAAGGGGACCACTATGTGTTAAATGGATCGAAAGTGTTTATCACAAATGGCGGGGAAGCAGATACTTATATTGTGTTTGCGAGAACTGGTGAGGAAAAGGGAAGTAAAGGAATATCCGCCTTCATTGTTGAAAAAGAAACCGAAGGGTTTGTGATCGGAAAAGATGAAAAAAAGATGGGGTTACACGGTTCGAAAACGGTACAACTATCTTTTGAAGATGCCAAGATACCACAAGAGCAATTATTAGGTAAAGAAGGAGAAGGATTTAAGATTGCGATGGCGAACCTTGATGTTGGAAGGATTGGGATTGCCGCTCAATCGCTCGGGATTGCGGAAGCAGCCTTAACCCACTCCGTTAACTATGCAAAAGAACGGAAGCAATTTGGTAAATCAATTGCAGCCCAACAAGGGGTCGGCTTTAAGCTGGCGGAGATGGCAACAGAAATCGAAGCGGCTCGCTTAATGACTTATCGAGCCGCCGATCTACGCGCAAGAGATCTTCCGTGTGGAAAAGAAGCATCGATGGCAAAGCTTTTAGCCTCTAAGGCGGCTGTGAATGTATCGATTGAGGCCGTACAAATATTTGGAGGCTATGGTTATACAAAAGACTATCCTGTTGAACGGTTCTTCCGTGATGCCAAAGTATGCGAAATTTATGAAGGTACGAGTGAAATTCAAAAAATAGTGATTAACAAGGCATTATTGTCGAAATAA
- a CDS encoding 3-hydroxybutyryl-CoA dehydrogenase, with amino-acid sequence MSLKQIMVIGAGQMGSGIAQVLASSGFNVILNDISQEKARIGLSQIEKQLSKQLQKGKMDQNQVNEILTKIKISASLQDAQDADVVIEAAVENMEIKQSIFKQLDEIAPKHTILATNTSSLPITEIAAVTTRAENVIGMHFMNPVPVMKLVEIIRGLATSEQTYQIVHDLTLKLNKTPVEVNDFPGFVSNRVLMPMINEAIYTIYEGVATKEAVDEVMKLGMNHPMGPITLADFIGLDTCLYVMETLYDGFGDDKYRPCPLLKKYVKAGWLGRKTKRGFYIYE; translated from the coding sequence ATGAGTTTAAAACAAATAATGGTTATTGGGGCAGGGCAAATGGGCTCTGGAATTGCTCAAGTTCTTGCTTCATCTGGATTTAACGTTATTTTAAATGATATCAGTCAAGAAAAGGCAAGAATTGGATTGAGTCAAATAGAAAAGCAGCTATCTAAACAGCTCCAAAAAGGGAAGATGGATCAAAACCAAGTAAATGAAATCTTAACGAAAATCAAGATTTCAGCCTCTCTTCAAGATGCGCAGGATGCTGATGTAGTAATTGAAGCAGCTGTTGAAAATATGGAGATTAAACAGTCGATCTTCAAGCAACTTGATGAAATTGCACCAAAGCATACTATTTTAGCAACGAATACATCTTCTCTTCCAATTACTGAAATCGCGGCGGTGACAACAAGAGCAGAAAACGTCATAGGGATGCACTTTATGAATCCGGTTCCTGTTATGAAACTTGTAGAAATCATTCGCGGGTTAGCAACGTCAGAACAGACATATCAAATCGTTCACGATTTAACATTAAAGCTAAATAAAACACCAGTAGAAGTAAATGATTTTCCTGGTTTTGTGTCAAACAGGGTGCTTATGCCAATGATCAATGAAGCAATCTATACGATTTACGAAGGTGTTGCTACGAAAGAAGCGGTAGATGAGGTCATGAAATTAGGAATGAATCACCCAATGGGACCGATTACCCTTGCTGACTTTATTGGTTTGGATACTTGTTTGTATGTTATGGAGACCTTGTATGACGGTTTTGGTGATGACAAGTACCGTCCTTGTCCGCTTTTGAAAAAATATGTAAAAGCAGGTTGGCTAGGTAGAAAAACAAAGAGAGGCTTCTACATTTACGAATAA
- a CDS encoding acetyl-CoA C-acetyltransferase: MAKTVILSGVRTPFGKFGGSLSSLTASQLGGMAIKEALTKASVSADAVDHVILGTVLQGGQGQLPSRQASRNADLPWEVTTETINKVCASGMRSVTLADQLIRLGDHEVVVAGGMESMSNAPYMLPKARWGLRMGDASVKDLMVNDGLTCSFKGVHMGEYGNLTAEELEITREEQDRFAVRSHERAVQAMESGIFDDEIIQVEVPQRKGTPMIVNQDEAPRKDTSYEKLSKLAPVFGHNGTITAGNAPGVNDGAAALVLMNEEQAQAKGLQPLATIVDHTTLAVEAKDFPKTPGLVINKLLEKTGKTPEEIDLFEVNEAFSAVGLASLKIAGIEEEKVNVNGGAVALGHPIGASGARIIITLIHELKRRGGGIGIAAICSGGGQGDAIMVQV, encoded by the coding sequence ATGGCGAAAACGGTAATTTTAAGTGGTGTACGTACACCTTTTGGGAAATTTGGGGGAAGCTTAAGCTCATTAACAGCGTCACAGCTTGGGGGGATGGCTATAAAAGAAGCATTAACAAAAGCGAGTGTAAGTGCAGATGCTGTTGACCACGTCATTTTAGGAACTGTATTACAAGGGGGGCAAGGACAACTTCCATCAAGACAAGCGTCAAGAAATGCAGATTTGCCATGGGAAGTGACGACTGAAACGATCAATAAAGTATGTGCTTCTGGAATGAGAAGTGTGACCTTAGCTGATCAACTCATACGATTAGGAGATCACGAGGTTGTAGTTGCTGGTGGGATGGAATCGATGAGTAATGCTCCTTATATGTTACCAAAAGCACGGTGGGGGTTAAGAATGGGAGATGCATCGGTTAAAGATTTGATGGTCAATGATGGCTTAACCTGTAGCTTTAAAGGGGTACATATGGGTGAGTACGGAAACTTAACGGCGGAAGAGTTAGAGATTACGAGAGAAGAACAAGATCGTTTTGCTGTAAGAAGTCATGAAAGAGCCGTTCAGGCAATGGAATCTGGAATATTTGATGATGAAATCATTCAAGTTGAGGTTCCACAACGAAAAGGAACCCCAATGATTGTCAATCAAGATGAAGCTCCAAGAAAAGATACCTCCTATGAAAAGCTTTCGAAATTAGCGCCTGTATTTGGGCATAATGGCACTATTACAGCTGGTAATGCTCCTGGTGTAAATGATGGAGCGGCTGCTCTTGTGTTAATGAATGAAGAACAAGCACAAGCGAAAGGCTTACAGCCACTAGCAACGATTGTTGATCATACAACTTTAGCAGTTGAAGCGAAAGATTTCCCCAAGACACCTGGATTAGTCATTAATAAACTTTTAGAGAAAACGGGTAAAACTCCTGAAGAAATTGATTTGTTTGAAGTGAATGAAGCTTTTTCAGCTGTTGGATTAGCGAGTCTTAAAATTGCTGGGATAGAGGAAGAAAAAGTGAACGTAAATGGTGGGGCAGTTGCTCTTGGACATCCGATTGGAGCAAGTGGTGCAAGGATCATCATTACGTTAATTCACGAGTTAAAAAGACGTGGGGGCGGTATCGGGATTGCTGCAATCTGTAGTGGTGGTGGCCAAGGTGATGCCATCATGGTTCAAGTATAA